Within the Trachemys scripta elegans isolate TJP31775 chromosome 4, CAS_Tse_1.0, whole genome shotgun sequence genome, the region caatcgctaagacaaatttgtttccatttacaggagataacgctgccctcttcttatttacagtgtcaccagaaagtgagaacaggcatttgcatggcacttttgtagctgacattgccAGGTCTTTAcgttccagatatgctaaacagtcgcatgtcccttcatacttcagctgccattccagaggacatgcttccctgCTGATAACactcgtttaaaaaaaagttcattaaatttgtgactgaactacttgggggagaattgtatgtcccctgctctgttttacctgcattctgccatctatttcatattatagcagtctcggatgatgacccagcacatgttgttcattttaaggacactttcactgcagttttcacaaaacgcaaagaaggtaccaatgtgagatttctaaagatcactacagcactcgacccaaggtttaagattctgaagtgccttccagaatctgagagggatgaggtgtggagcatgctttcagaagtcttaaaagagcaacactccaatgcggaaactacagaacccgaaccaccaaaaaagaaaatcaaccttctgctggtggcatctaactcagataatgaaaatgagcatgcattgggccgcactgctttggatggttatcaagcaggacctgtcatcagcatggacgcatgtccattggaatggtggttgaagcatgaagggacacatgaatctttagcgcatctggtacataaatatcttgtgacgccggctacaacagtgccatcagaacacctgttctcactttcaggtaacattgtaaacaagaggcgggcagcattatctcctgcaagtgtaaacaaacttgtttgagtgagcaagaagtaggactgagtggacttgcaggctctaaaattttacatttgttttatttttggattcaggttttttgtacatacacctctacctcgatataacgctgtcctcaggagccaaaaaatcttaccgtgttataggtgaaaccgtgttttattgaacttgctttgatccaccggagcgcacagtcgctcctccccctccctcccccccgagcattgctttaccacattatatccaaattcgtgttatattgggtcgcgttatattggggtagaggtgtaattctacatttgtaagttcaactttcacgataaagagattgcattacagtatttgtattataatcaaaaataaatataaagtgagcactgtacactttgatttcaattacaacatagaatacaatgtatttgaaaatgtagaaaacaacaacaaatatttaaataaatggtattttattattgtttaacagtgtgattaatcacaattacatttttttaatcgcttgacagaccTAAAAATTATCGTTGATGTAGAGCACTGTTGTGCTCTGCACTGGAGAAATGTCAAAGGAAACTGTTACTTGCCTTgagaagtttacaatctaaagatgGTGAATTTGAGGGAAGGATGAGTTTGCCATTGGATAGAAATCCGTTAATTCAGATTTAAGTAGACTCATAGAGATTAGTCGATATCATGGTGTTTTCCAGGGATACCAGCCTCTTCCTCTGGAGGCAGGAAGTGAGCGGATAAGGCAGCACTATAGATAGCAAGGCAGAATTTGATTATTTTGTTCAATACAATCCACCAAAATTGtattaatctttatttttaagcattttttccaatttttatgcACTCACTGAGATCTCTCTGAGTTGCCTTCAAGGAGTTTTGTGCAAGAGGCAGGACTGATATTCCAGGCTGATCAACATTAACCTGTCCAGCGTCCGGAAActgttttaaaagtgattttcAAATTCTCCAATCCCTAAATGCAGGAACAAGTGTGGGGCTTGAATGTGTCAATTGATGGGAATAAAATCTGAAAACAGTTCTTCCAAAACAAAGTCTTCTCCTCCCTTCAAATTCCTGAGTAGTTTTAGAATTCTTCAGACAGCATCAGGAGGAAATGATTTTGGGGGCACTGATGAGTTGAGACCAGAATGGTGAAGGGCTGTGTACCTCAATCCCTGAAGTCACACCATTTAGCCTAATCTGTTTTGCCCTAAAATTTTCCCCTCCTTCTTCCAAACTGTCTCCTAGGATTCATTCTGATCTTCTGATTGTGTGGTGCATGTctgtatttatttctttgttctgCTAAAGTTAATCCTAACTTGTGTTGATTTCAGATAATGAAGAGTGAGGTGCTGAGAGTTACCCATGAGCTGCAGGCCATGAAAGATAAGATCAAAGAGAACAGTGAGAAGATCAAAGTGAACAAAACCCTGCCTTACCTTGTTTCCAATGTCATTGAGGTGAGTGTTGTGCCCTTTTGGAGTAATGTTAGGAGTGATACCCTACTGGGTGCacagctttttaattttaagaggtGCCTTCACTAATTGGGCTTGGGGGGTCAGTGGCTGGAGCAGAGGACTGTGTGTAGTGAATCAATGTAAGTTGGGACCAGTGACTTCCTCTTTTTGTTTCCCaatctttaaaatggaaacagtTAGCAGATATTGatgtgtaaggcctggtctacacacacttgttgtactgatttaactattttgatTAGGGGTGtaatttttcaactgaaatagTTAGTGGTACAACATCCTAGTGTAGGTGCAGTTCCATCAGTATAAAAGTGATTATACTGGGGGCTGGCCTACACTACGAAGTTAGGCTAACCAAGCTAcatccctcaggggtgtgaaaaattcacccccTGAGAGATGtcattaagccaacctaagccatGGTGTAaacagcactaggtcaacagaagaattcttcagcCAACACTACCTATCACCTCTCGGAGGTAGATTTACTATAGCAACAGAAGAATTCCTTCTGCTGCAGCaattgtctacactgaagcactgcagcggCGCAGCTTACTCCTGGGTGAATTATgcgccactgcgcatgcacagaatttatatcccccacagatttctttgcttccccacagaaaaatgactttctgacagggaagtaAAGGGAAGTCATAAGAGTGGTCATGtgctcctccccagcagtatgttttgggtgcccagggcagccaggagagaggtaaatcacgggacaggggaaggagggtgggtctgGGGAACCTCAGCCCCCCAGGATCTGGACCCCCCATGGAGCCCCCCAGCCTGCTTAGCCCCAACATTCACCTGGACCTCCCTGCAGAGTTCCATTACCGTTACACCCCAGAACCCCCcagcaagcccctgtgcatccagatctttcctccaccctccccaaccagatcctccactgagctgcccgcaccGAGATTGCCCCGCACagacagaaccctctcaacccacacctggatcctccccacactaagcccctccacacttggatcttgCCTTGCTGAGACTGCCGGCCGACACCTGGTGcactggcacagaggggcagggccctgggggttTTCTgtggcaggcccagtccttgcactgtggcaggattatgtgcagcctcactgctgagtctggGGGTGGGAGCTACACAGTGAGCTCTCACCTCTGTGAAGCCAGTGGCCTATgttccccaatgccatgctggaggctccacatttattttaaaaattcagcaaaatttgtcaatttttggtgcagaatgccttcAGGAGTAGCAGCTGTACTATGCTGCTATAATGTTTCTAGTTAGTCATACCCTGATATACCTTATTCCCCTTCTCTTATGGAAATAAGCTATAATGATGTAAGcatttttatactggtataactgcatccacttTAGGGAGGTTATCACTTTAACTATATCTGTATAGTTAGTGGTACAATTTTTGTGAATAGATGAACACTAAGGGGAATGTCATTGACCTAGCCTTAAGATTCTCTGAAGTTCCTTGCAGTCTTCTATAATTTTATTTCATCTGTGAATTTTGCCACCTTTCTGCTCACCTACTTTTCCAGATCAATATTAAATAAAACTGGTCCTTGTATGGTACCTTGTGGATTCCCTGTTAACCTTTTTGCTTTGAAGaatctgatcatttattcctGCTCTTCTGTTTTCTCCATTATTTCAGCCCCCGCAGTTCAAAAACTGAGTCAGATGCCCGAAGACAGATTAAATCCATGTTTTTGTCTTGTGATTTTTGGACTCCTCCTGCCCAACTACAATTCTGTCCCTTTAGCCATTTTCTCATTCACAACAGTATTTTGACCTGCACCCcaactacttagtttccttagtTTTGAGTGACTTTGTCAAAGCCTTTTGAGAgtccaaataaattatataatCTGGTTTTCCTTTATCTGTAATTTTTTGGcatgctcaaagaattctaatagattagtgaggcacaATTTTCTTTTCCAGTAGTTGTGCTAGTTTGTATCTGTCTTTCTCAGTGTTTCATAATTCTTTAatattgtttcaaccaatttatgTGATGCTAGCATTGGTTTGTTATACTGGAATAGGGGGGGTTACAACCCCCCCCTCTAGCCACCATTCCTGTTCCCCAGGATTTTGCAGTGCCTTCCCCTGTGCTGTTGCCTTGTTGCTATGACAGGGAGCTCTACTACTCAGGAAGCTCTAAATTCTCTCGGGTTTTAACTACAGGCATAATCCTACCATTGGTGGATGATGGTAGATAGTGGGATGTTTAGTTTCCCCTCCTTTTTGTGATTTTGAGCTAGGAACCCAATATCAGAAGCCTTGAGATGTGATCCAGGGGTGGGATGGTTAGactggcctgattctgcttctaATGATATCTTTTCTTCTGGTCTTCAGCTACTGGATGTTGACCCCAATGACCAGGAAGAGGATGGAGCAAATATTGATCTAGATTCCCAGAGGAAGGGCAAGTGTGCTGTGATTAAAACCTCCACTCGCCAGGTAAGAGCCATGAACCTGTGTAGGTGTGGGAGTGCTGGTAGGGGATCCAGCCCTGTTTGGTTGCTGTGCTTACATTGATTCCTTTCCCCACAGACATATTTCCTGCCTGTGATCGGGTTAGTTGATGCAGAGAAGCTAAAGCCTGGAGACCTAGTGGTGAGTGGTTGCAATGTAACTGGCAAATATTGATCACATGATGTTAGCCAGTAAATCTGGTATTTGGCTGGCTTAGATTCTCATGAGGAAATGATCTAAGCAGATTTTTTATAAGGCCTTGTTTGGACAAGGATTTAATGGTGAGATATTAGCATGTGTTAACTAATGCATTtgaaaagtctagtgtagacaaggcacactgggccagatttacaaaggcatttaggtgcctaaatatggagttggatgcctaactcccatttaagtcaatgggactaaagCACATAGCCTGCTTAGTtgtttttgtaaatcccactaggtgcctatgtGCATTTTTAAGCAGCCGAATATCTTGATAAACCCCTTGCCTTTATCATGTCAAGTTAAAGCCTAGACTCCTTACTAGTCTTTCTCATCCAGACATTAAGAACCCGTCATGTCACAGAActgcatcttttttttatttttattttattttattttttttactgagTCCTGATGCATGAGCTATTTACCTCTATAATATCCTGACCCGGTGTATCATCTGTAGGTGAACTATCTTCCTTGTTGCCTGAAAGGGCCTTTATCAAAAACGTTTCAGTCTAAGTTATTGCCTTTGTGTTTGCAGGGTGTGAACAAAGACTCTTACTTGATCCTGGAGACCCTACCTACTGAATATGACTCACGAGTGAAAGCCATGGAGGTGGATGAGAGGCCCACAGAGCAGTACAGCGACATCGGGGGGCTGGATAAACAGATCCAAGAGGTGACAGGCGGAGGAAGGGTGGTCTAGTGATTAGTCAGGGAATCCCACTTTCAATTTCCTGctcctccacagacttcctgtgtgaccttgggcaagacacttagtcTCTCCATGTCTCTGATCCCCATATATATAGtcaggataatagcacttccttacctcataggagtgttgtgaggataaatacattaaagattgtgaagcacttagATACTATGAGTAATGGGGTCATAGAAGTACTTAGAATCCAGTCTGTGAATAACATGATCCCTACAGGTAGATTTCCCCCTGCATTTCAGTTTGGAATTGAGGCAGTCTGGATCCACGGGGTGGGAGGTTAGGGATTTTAGCTTAAGGACTGGATTAGCATCAGAGTTTCTGATggaaaaagttttattttcttaatgtttttcTGTCCTTGCAGCTAGTGGAGGCCATTGTCCTGCCAATGAATCATAAGGAGAAGTTTGAAAACCTGGGTATCCAGCCCCCCAAAGGAGTGCTCATGTATGGGCCACCTGGAACAGGGAAGACCCTCTTAGCTAGAGCATGTGCTGCCCAGACAAAGGTAAGAGGGACTGAGTGCACAGACCTGCCCCACTAGGGAGTAACAGAATTCTCCTagggcagaggttcccaaactctTCTTATTGCCTACCTccttccagatctaccagctgACCATGTACCCCTACCCTTCTCATCACTGATACTTTGTGTGGTGTTCTTAACATTACctgtctttagccatctgtccatatttcactCTTATGTACAGATATAGTGTGACATTATACCACCAGAAAAAAACCCTGAGCAAGTTATAAGCTCAGTTAGACTGGacagttgctgggcaactgaacCCACGCTATACGGTGATTGGAGATGAGGAGTCTGGATGTCAGCATCTCTGTGTATCTGTGTTCTCATTGGTACATCTTGAAGAAAATtaactactgtattttatataacaaattcccacggagttttaaagctttgtctgagtagcctattatgaaaatgcaataaataaaataatccacCATTACACAATTTCTCCCACTTACCCCCCAGAAATGCCTCATGTACCACCGTTTGGGAATCCCGGCTCTAGGGTAAGGCATGATAGGCTCCAGCCTGTGCTGTGAAGAGAGCAGAGAGTTGGTGCAATGTGGGTGAAGGAGCTGTGTAACTGACTTGTTCTCTACCCTCCAGGCAACATTCCTGAAGCTGGCTGGCCCACAGTTGGTGCAGATGTTCATTGGTGATGGCGCCAAGCTGGTGCGAGATGCCTTTGCGCTGGCCAAGGAGAAAGCTCCTTCTATCATCTTCATTGATGAGCTGGATGCCATTGGCACCAAGAGGTGAGATCTGCAGGCCCTGCTGTAAGAACTGGAGTGAACTCCCAGGATTGTGGGGTAGGTGGGGAGTTTTAGGGTGCGTCTCTATCTGTGTGCAGTAAACCCAATCTAGTGGGTGGGATCATTTCAAAAGCATATTTGTTTCCTGTATGAATAATTTGATCCTTCCTGTCAgctcagtctgttgcagagctatTGGGGCTGGGCAGCGAGAGCCACAAGGATAAGGATCCTATTTATTACCAGTAAATggtggttctgcctcagtgcaaatCAGGATTGCAGGCACCTACTAATGCTATTAACACTTATCACGCTGGCATAGACAATATTAACCCTTTCTGGCTTGAATGCAAATGGTTTGGGCCCAGTGAGACCCAAATGATGCCCATGTACCTTTTGGAAGATCAAAACAtgaaagagggggaaggaggctgtTGTTGGGGCAGTGTAAGTGGGATGAGGGCACCTGGGGGAGTTACAGGCATGAGCAGAGTTGACTCAGTTTCCTGTATTCCTTCTCCAGATTTGACAGCGAGAAGGCTGGAGACCGGGAAGTGCAGAGGACCATGCTGGAGCTTCTGAACCAACTTGATGGATTCCAACCCAACACACAAGTCAAGGTAACTCTCTCCCTGCAAGAGGCAGCTCTGTTGTTATTAAGCCACAGTGGGCTCTACGGGGGGTTTCAAGCCCTTCATGAGGAAGGTGATCTCATGGCACAAGGGAGCCGGTGGATCCTGCTAGGCAGGGGAGCCCAGAACAGTGTGTCTGTCCCCCAGGAGCCTCAGGCTGATATTCTTGCTCCTCTGTAGGTGATAGCTGCAACCAACCGTGTGGATATCCT harbors:
- the PSMC3 gene encoding 26S proteasome regulatory subunit 6A isoform X2 is translated as MCPEPSRNKGYYLLGRSVSTLQLMERQVSVIMKSEVLRVTHELQAMKDKIKENSEKIKVNKTLPYLVSNVIELLDVDPNDQEEDGANIDLDSQRKGKCAVIKTSTRQTYFLPVIGLVDAEKLKPGDLVGVNKDSYLILETLPTEYDSRVKAMEVDERPTEQYSDIGGLDKQIQELVEAIVLPMNHKEKFENLGIQPPKGVLMYGPPGTGKTLLARACAAQTKATFLKLAGPQLVQMFIGDGAKLVRDAFALAKEKAPSIIFIDELDAIGTKRFDSEKAGDREVQRTMLELLNQLDGFQPNTQVKVIAATNRVDILDPALLRSGRLDRKIEFPMPNEEARARIMQIHSRKMNVSPDVNYEELARCTDDFNGAQCKAVCVEAGMIALRRGATELTHEDYMEGILEVQAKKKANLQYYA
- the PSMC3 gene encoding 26S proteasome regulatory subunit 6A isoform X1, which gives rise to MASVWDEAEDGVGEEVLKMSTEEIVQRTRLLDSEIKIMKSEVLRVTHELQAMKDKIKENSEKIKVNKTLPYLVSNVIELLDVDPNDQEEDGANIDLDSQRKGKCAVIKTSTRQTYFLPVIGLVDAEKLKPGDLVGVNKDSYLILETLPTEYDSRVKAMEVDERPTEQYSDIGGLDKQIQELVEAIVLPMNHKEKFENLGIQPPKGVLMYGPPGTGKTLLARACAAQTKATFLKLAGPQLVQMFIGDGAKLVRDAFALAKEKAPSIIFIDELDAIGTKRFDSEKAGDREVQRTMLELLNQLDGFQPNTQVKVIAATNRVDILDPALLRSGRLDRKIEFPMPNEEARARIMQIHSRKMNVSPDVNYEELARCTDDFNGAQCKAVCVEAGMIALRRGATELTHEDYMEGILEVQAKKKANLQYYA